In Nonomuraea muscovyensis, the following proteins share a genomic window:
- a CDS encoding carbohydrate ABC transporter permease has product MSVTQRKGAAFSAPFFVGFAALFVLPLLYAVHQSLYTVRTSGLGIGPRVEVFAGADNFTRALSDGTFWASIGRVLAFAVVQIPVMLGFALVMALLLDGTRRRVAHRYRLAFLVPYMIPGIVAALMWMYVYSPRLGPLTDLTGVNFFSPALVWISMGNLLTWIGAGFNMLIIYGALQSVPRELFDAARVDGASELRIAVSIKIPYVRGALVLTGMLSIIHMLQIFNEPLLFRNVVPEIITKDFTPIMMIFYEAFDSNDYNYAAALSVVLAVVVGAISFLFYRFTNRASR; this is encoded by the coding sequence GTGTCAGTCACCCAGCGCAAGGGCGCGGCCTTCTCCGCGCCGTTCTTCGTCGGCTTCGCGGCCCTGTTCGTGCTGCCGCTGCTCTACGCCGTCCACCAGAGCCTCTACACCGTGCGGACCTCCGGCCTGGGCATCGGCCCGCGCGTCGAGGTCTTCGCCGGGGCGGACAACTTCACCCGGGCCCTGTCCGACGGCACCTTCTGGGCCTCGATCGGGCGGGTGCTCGCCTTCGCCGTGGTGCAGATCCCCGTCATGCTCGGGTTCGCGCTGGTGATGGCGCTGCTGCTCGACGGGACCAGGCGGCGGGTGGCGCACCGCTACCGGCTCGCCTTCCTGGTTCCGTACATGATCCCGGGCATCGTGGCGGCGCTCATGTGGATGTACGTCTACAGCCCGCGCCTTGGCCCGCTCACCGACCTGACCGGCGTGAACTTCTTCTCGCCGGCCCTGGTGTGGATCTCCATGGGCAACCTGCTCACCTGGATCGGCGCCGGGTTCAACATGCTCATCATCTACGGCGCGCTGCAGTCGGTGCCGCGCGAGCTGTTCGACGCGGCCCGGGTGGACGGCGCGTCAGAGCTGCGCATCGCGGTCTCCATCAAGATCCCGTACGTGCGGGGGGCCCTCGTGCTGACCGGGATGCTGTCGATCATCCACATGCTGCAGATCTTCAACGAGCCGCTGCTGTTCCGGAACGTCGTCCCGGAGATCATCACCAAGGACTTCACCCCGATCATGATGATCTTCTACGAGGCGTTCGACAGCAACGACTACAACTACGCCGCCGCCCTGTCGGTCGTGCTGGCCGTCGTGGTCGGAGCGATCTCGTTCCTCTTCTACCGGTTCACGAACAGGGCATCGCGATGA